One part of the Quercus lobata isolate SW786 chromosome 7, ValleyOak3.0 Primary Assembly, whole genome shotgun sequence genome encodes these proteins:
- the LOC115953933 gene encoding WD repeat-containing protein 20 homolog has protein sequence MINSNPNGMLSTAAASSANTAVQSPGLKTYFKTPEGRYKLHYEKTHPSGLLHYAHGKTVTQVTLAHLKDKPAPSTPTASSSSFSASSGVRSAAARLLGGSNGSRALSFVGGNGGSKINGGTSRIGSLGSSSSSNSMGNSNFDGKGSYLVFNVGDAIFISDLNSQDKDPIKSIHFSNSNPVCHAFDQDAKDGHDLIIGLISGDVYSVSLRQQLQDVGKKVVGAQHYNKDGSVNNSRCTSIAWVPGGDGTFVVAHADGNLYVYEKGKDGANDSSFPFVKDPMQFSIAHARYSKSNPLARWHICQGSINSIAFSTDGAYLATVGRDGYLRVFDYYKEQLVCGGKSYYGALLCCAWSMDGKYILTGGEDDLVQVWSMEDRKVVAWGEGHNSWVSGVCFDSYWSSPNSEGTGETVMYRFGSVGQDTQLLLWDLEMDEIVVPLRRPPGGSPTYSTGSQSAHWDSACPVGNLQPAPSTRDVPKISPVVAHRVHTEPLSGLIFTQESILTVCREGHIKIWMRPGVVESQSNNSETLSSTSFKEKPLFSSKVGSSSYKL, from the exons ATGATCAACAGCAACCCAAACGGCATGCTATCAACGGCGGCGGCTTCATCGGCCAACACGGCGGTTCAGTCACCGGGGCTCAAGACCTATTTCAAAACCCCAGAAGGACGTTATAAGCTACACTACGAGAAGACTCACCCTTCGGGTCTCCTTCATTACGCTCATGGCAAGACCGTCACTCAG GTAACCCTAGCACATCTAAAAGACAAGCCAGCCCCATCAACCCCGACAGCCTCATCTTCAAGCTTCAGCGCTAGCAGTGGGGTCCGATCAGCTGCAGCGAGGTTATTGGGTGGAAGTAATGGAAGTCGGGCTCTTAGCTTTGTTGGAGGGAATGGTGGGAGTAAGATTAATGGTGGGACTAGTAGGATTGGGTCATTGGGGTCTTCGAGTTCTAGTAATTCAATGGGTAATTCAAACTTCGATGGTAAAGGTTCTTATTTGGTCTTCAATGTTGGAGATGCTATCTTTATAAGCGATTTGAATTCTCAAGACAAG GATCCGATAAAGTCTATCCATTTCAGTAATTCGAACCCTGTGTGCCACGCATTTGATCAGGATGCTAAGGATGGGCACGATTTGATTATCGGGTTGATTTCTggggatg TGTACTCTGTGTCACTGAGACAGCAATTACAGGATGTAGGAAAGAAGGTTGTTGGGGCTCAACATTATAACAAAGATGGTTCTGTTAATAACAG TCGTTGTACTAGTATTGCTTGGGTGCCTGGAGGTGATGGTACTTTTGTTGTTGCTCATGCCGATGGGAACTTGTATGTGTATGAAAAG gGCAAAGATGGCGCAAATGATTCTTCATTCCCTTTTGTCAAAGATCCAATGCAGTTTTCTATTGCGCATGCACGTTACAGTAAG AGTAACCCACTTGCTAGATGGCATATATGCCAAGGTTCAATTAATAGCATTGCATTCTCAACTGACGGGGCCTACCTTGCAACTGTGGGAAGAGATG GCTATCTACGAGTTTTTGACTACTATAAGGAGCAACTTGTATGTGGTGGCAAAAGTTATTATGGGGCTCTATTATGTTGTGCTTGGAG CATGGATGGAAAATACATTCTGACGGGAGGTGAAGATGATTTAGTACAAGTTTGGAGCATGGAAGATCGGAAGGTTGTAGCATGGGGTGAGGGGCATAATTCATGG GTCAGTGGAGTGTGTTTTGATTCATATTGGTCATCACCAAATTCAGAAGGCACAGGGGAAACTGTCATGTATCGGTTTGGTTCTGTTGGTCAG GACACGCAATTGCTTCTGTGGGATCTAGAAATGGATGAGATTGTAGTGCCCTTGCGGCGCCCTCCTGGTGGGTCCCCCACATACAGTACTGGAAGCCAGTCAGCTCACTGGGATAGTGCCTGCCCAGTTGGTAACCTGCAACCTGCTCCAAGCACACGAGATGTCCCAAAGATCTCCCCGGTTGTTGCTCATCGTGTTCACACTGAACCCCTCTCTGGCTTGATATTTACCCAGGAATCCATTCTTACCGTGTGCCGGGAGGGGCACATAAAGATCTGGATGAGACCTGGGGTAGTAGAAAGCCAGTCAAACAACTCTGAAACTTTGTCCAGTACCAGCTTTAAGGAGAAACCTTTATTCTCAAGCAAGGTTGGCAGTTCCAGTTACAAGCTATGA